GTGTTTCAATTGATCAACAATTTAATcagcttatttttatttgtaatgtTATAAATAtcctaatttatttttagggAAAATCCaacgttacatcaatttattGACTGAAACTAATACTCAGAGAATGAGTTAAGTGTGACTAGAGAGATActttaatgaattttaaacACGTGAACGACTAGTTTGTCACTTAAAACTACCGGGCCACTTAAAATCTAGTACATACtgaatttcattttctaataGATATatcgaaaattcaaattaagttTAGCGTGACTCTTTTATTAGCAATTGCGACTCATAAGTTTTGTTCATAAACAAGTTTATGATTAGCTTCAATTATATTCTATATCGGTTATTAAATAAACTAACACGATAAATCAAAGGATTCGCGGAAAAGGAAATTTCAATCTGCGGCATCACTCAGGTTGGTTCCTAGTATAATATAAATGTTGGTGCCCTGGCCTGGAACAAAGCCACgaatgagaaaattaatttatcaaattttcagAATGCTAAGGTTTAGaaatcctttttttaaaaaatcatttagaagaaatttcattttcgTGATGAATGTCAATGCATGTTAAGGTTAAAGAAGTGGGCACTGGCAAACGCTACTTTGTATCATCTGGTCTGAAGTAGAAAAAGGGAAGAATAATTTATAGAGTTGATTCCTTTACTCCAGAATTTGTAGAACTGACCCTTGTCTTATACAAATTCCAACACCGAAAGATCAACTTGACATATGTTGTTCCTTCCCTACCACGATGCTTACAACCAGAATGTCCTCTGCTTTCATAAGTCTCGTCTCGAAGCGGTCCTCACAACTCAGAAGACCAAAACAAAGTGCAGAATGAAACCATAAGTAACAAACCATCTCCTAGCAACATCACTCCAAGCGACACTGAAGTAATAAAGCCACATATTAGCACCATTGTGATACCTGCTCGCTCTCCGCTCCAACACAATTACAGTCAGTAGGATAATAGACCGAGTACAAACCGTTCCCATAGAATCCCAATCTCCGGAGAACCCCACAAGCAGCAAATACCCAGGAAATGAACCGGCTCTCAGTCGTCCTCTCTCTCAGGGGGCAGACCACATGGCAATAGCATTTTCTGCACAAAATGAAATACAGCTTCTTAAGGAATATTCTTCATGCATATTTTTGTCTATGTACACTtccaatatataataaatcaaaCCAGCCACATTTTTCTcgttcttttcctttccttttagttttttttttttccggtcaCAAAATCTATATCCATGTCAACACAATCACCACAGTATTTCACTTTATCAAGAGAACCAAAACATCATACAATTGCAGGAttctttttctccattttcatttataatcAAAAGGGTAACTTTTAAACATAAGAAGCATATAAAAAGCCTGAAAGATATATAAACACAACAGAATAGCGAGATTTTGCCaagatgaaaaagaaaatcctagGATTGGCTCATTAAatcaaaaagacaaaaacaaaaatccatATAAATCAAAGAAGCAACACAAGTTCAAAATTCTAGTAAACAAGAGACTAGTGTCTAGGAAGAAAGCACTCCTGTGGGGAGGCCTCCTTAAAGtgtttgaaaattgaaaatttagtGGAAACATAAGACTAACAGTGGACC
Above is a genomic segment from Punica granatum isolate Tunisia-2019 unplaced genomic scaffold, ASM765513v2 Contig00645, whole genome shotgun sequence containing:
- the LOC116191992 gene encoding uncharacterized protein LOC116191992 isoform X1, which translates into the protein MHHMLATIRYWPILPSLKMNQLEENGTISCRKCYCHVVCPLRERTTESRFISWVFAACGVLRRLGFYGNVSLGVMLLGDGLLLMVSFCTLFWSSEL